One genomic region from Paroceanicella profunda encodes:
- a CDS encoding AMP-binding protein translates to MRTDETVAVRLAETAARHPDRPFLNVLPETAAAYGIAPGEITYAEAAAKVATLTQAYLDAGLGGDGGVDRVGLLLLNRPEFVLHFIAMNGAGISMVPINPDLRAAELEYLISHSEMKLAVAVPERQDDLRSAAAAMDIALPVIGPDEPIPAFGPAKAAATPSSESEAALLYTSGTTGQPKGCVLPNEYFLVCGEWYRDVGGLSAVREEPAERMLTPLPVFHMNALAVSLMAMITVGGCLTVLDRFHPRTWWQSVRENRSTCFHYLGVMPYILMGLPENPADAEHGARFGFGAGIDPTLHAPFQERFGVPLIEGWAMTEVGVSGSITDGRPDRVPGRACIGRPWEGVETKVIREDGSEADVDEPGELLIRRSGPRPGMGFFREYLKNSEATAEAWAGGWFHTGDIVRQDAEGDFFFVDRRKNVIRRSGENIAAVEVESALVAHPAIRSVAVAAVPDAVRGDEVMALIVPAEGYAGSAELAEQITRWCLTRLAYYKAPGWTAFAGELPLTATSKIQRGVLKTLAAELVESGQAHDTRALKKRDAAA, encoded by the coding sequence ATGCGAACCGACGAGACCGTCGCCGTCCGGCTGGCGGAAACCGCTGCCCGCCATCCGGACCGCCCTTTCCTCAACGTCCTGCCGGAGACCGCGGCCGCCTATGGCATCGCGCCGGGCGAGATCACCTATGCCGAGGCGGCCGCGAAGGTGGCAACACTCACCCAGGCTTACCTCGACGCAGGCCTCGGCGGCGACGGCGGGGTGGACCGGGTGGGGCTGCTGCTGCTCAACCGCCCGGAGTTCGTGTTGCATTTCATCGCGATGAACGGCGCGGGCATCTCCATGGTGCCGATCAACCCGGACCTGCGGGCGGCCGAGCTGGAATACCTCATCTCGCACTCGGAGATGAAGCTGGCCGTGGCCGTGCCCGAGCGCCAGGACGACCTGCGCAGCGCCGCCGCGGCCATGGACATCGCCCTTCCGGTGATCGGGCCGGATGAGCCCATCCCCGCCTTCGGGCCGGCGAAGGCGGCGGCCACGCCCTCCTCGGAGAGCGAGGCCGCGCTGCTCTACACCTCCGGCACCACCGGCCAGCCCAAGGGCTGCGTGCTGCCCAACGAGTATTTCCTCGTCTGCGGCGAGTGGTACCGCGACGTGGGCGGCCTCTCCGCCGTGCGCGAGGAGCCGGCGGAGCGCATGCTCACCCCCCTGCCGGTGTTCCACATGAACGCGCTCGCGGTCTCGCTGATGGCGATGATCACCGTGGGCGGCTGCCTCACCGTGCTCGACCGCTTCCACCCCCGCACCTGGTGGCAGAGCGTGCGCGAGAACCGTTCCACCTGCTTCCACTACCTCGGCGTGATGCCCTACATCCTCATGGGCCTGCCGGAGAACCCGGCGGACGCGGAGCATGGCGCGCGCTTCGGCTTCGGCGCCGGCATCGACCCCACGCTGCACGCGCCCTTCCAGGAGCGCTTCGGCGTGCCGCTCATCGAAGGCTGGGCGATGACGGAGGTGGGTGTCTCCGGCTCCATCACCGACGGCCGGCCGGACCGCGTGCCCGGCCGCGCCTGCATCGGCCGCCCCTGGGAGGGGGTGGAGACCAAGGTGATCCGCGAGGACGGCTCGGAGGCCGATGTCGACGAGCCGGGCGAGCTGCTCATCCGCCGCTCCGGCCCGCGCCCCGGCATGGGCTTCTTCCGCGAGTACCTCAAAAACTCCGAGGCCACGGCCGAGGCCTGGGCCGGCGGCTGGTTCCACACCGGGGACATCGTGCGGCAGGACGCGGAGGGGGATTTCTTCTTCGTCGACCGGCGCAAGAACGTGATCCGCCGCTCGGGCGAGAACATCGCCGCGGTGGAGGTAGAGAGCGCGCTCGTCGCCCATCCCGCCATCCGCTCCGTGGCCGTGGCGGCGGTGCCCGACGCGGTGCGCGGCGACGAGGTGATGGCGCTGATCGTGCCGGCCGAGGGCTATGCGGGCAGCGCGGAGCTTGCCGAGCAGATCACCCGCTGGTGCCTCACCCGGCTCGCCTATTACAAGGCCCCGGGCTGGACCGCCTTCGCCGGGGAACTGCCGCTCACCGCCACCTCCAAGATCCAGCGCGGGGTGCTGAAAACCCTCGCGGCGGAGCTGGTGGAAAGCGGGCAGGCGCATGACACCCGCGCCCTCAAGAAACGCGACGCGGCGGCATGA
- a CDS encoding thiolase family protein: MSARSVRSYEDVVIAVPVSVPYVRYSQESAHWWVAAALRGLVKGAGIAPSDIDGFTVSSFSLAPDTAVGLTQHLGLCPRFLEHIPMGGASGVIAARRAARAVQAGDAEIVACVAGDTNHIDSFRSLLGAFSRFAMEASYPYGAGGPNASFALLTDGYMRRYGATREDFGRICVAQRANALTYPQAIMKKPLTLEQYMAARPIADPVHLFDCVMPVAGAEAFLVMREETAKERGLAYARLSGAIERHNAFPEDPLQLRGGWERDVADLWSAAGCRPDQVDLVQTYDDYPVIVMMQVEDLGLCAKGEAPEFLRGHDLTNAGTLPHNTCGGQLSAGQAGAAGGFIGFVEALRQVTGQNLAAPVPGARRALVSGFGMVNYDRGVCTAAAVLEAA, encoded by the coding sequence ATGAGCGCACGCTCCGTCCGCAGCTACGAGGATGTGGTCATCGCCGTCCCCGTGTCCGTGCCCTACGTGCGCTACTCACAGGAGAGCGCGCACTGGTGGGTGGCCGCGGCGCTGCGCGGCCTGGTGAAGGGGGCGGGCATCGCCCCCTCCGACATCGACGGCTTCACCGTCTCCTCCTTCTCGCTCGCGCCGGACACGGCGGTGGGCCTCACCCAGCATCTCGGCCTGTGCCCGCGCTTCCTGGAGCACATCCCGATGGGTGGCGCCTCCGGGGTGATCGCGGCGCGGCGCGCGGCCCGCGCGGTGCAGGCGGGGGACGCGGAGATCGTCGCCTGCGTGGCGGGCGACACCAATCACATCGACAGTTTCCGCAGCCTGCTCGGCGCCTTCTCGCGCTTCGCGATGGAGGCGTCCTACCCCTATGGCGCCGGCGGGCCGAATGCGAGCTTCGCCCTGCTGACGGACGGCTACATGCGCCGCTACGGTGCCACGCGGGAGGATTTCGGCCGCATCTGCGTGGCGCAGCGCGCCAACGCGCTCACCTATCCGCAGGCCATCATGAAGAAGCCGCTCACGCTGGAGCAGTACATGGCCGCCCGGCCCATCGCCGACCCGGTGCACCTGTTCGACTGCGTGATGCCGGTGGCCGGCGCCGAGGCCTTCCTGGTGATGCGCGAGGAGACGGCGAAGGAGCGTGGCCTCGCCTATGCCCGGCTCTCGGGCGCCATCGAGCGCCACAATGCCTTCCCGGAGGACCCGCTGCAACTGCGCGGCGGCTGGGAGCGGGACGTGGCCGATCTCTGGTCTGCCGCCGGCTGCCGGCCGGACCAGGTGGATCTCGTCCAGACCTATGACGACTACCCGGTGATCGTGATGATGCAGGTCGAGGACCTCGGCCTCTGCGCCAAGGGCGAGGCGCCGGAATTCCTGCGCGGCCATGACCTCACCAACGCAGGCACGCTGCCGCACAACACCTGCGGCGGCCAGCTCTCGGCCGGGCAGGCGGGGGCGGCGGGGGGCTTCATCGGCTTCGTGGAGGCACTGCGCCAGGTGACGGGGCAGAATCTCGCAGCCCCGGTGCCGGGCGCGCGGCGCGCCCTCGTCTCCGGCTTCGGCATGGTGAATTACGACCGCGGGGTGTGCACCGCCGCCGCCGTTCTGGAGGCCGCATGA
- a CDS encoding aromatic ring-hydroxylating dioxygenase subunit alpha, with protein MSKYASNPDAIRALVHPEEVHRDVYTSPEVFALEMKHLFANTWVYVGHASQIPEKGDYITTEIGDQPVLVVRHTDMSVHVLYNRCPHKGVKIASEACGNTGKFFRCPYHAWSFRTNGNLLAIPLKKGYENTGLENTDAVKGLAPVANVKIYREFIFARLNDTGESFEAFFGDSLSSIDNMIDRSPEGKLVLEGAPLRYMHNCNWKMLVENQTDTCHPMVAHESSAGTAVSVWEKEQAKGGPKPMAVEVYAPFMAPYEFFEGMGIRVWPHGHGHTGVTTSIHADYSAVPGYFDQMVEAYGEERARAILGENRHNTVYFPHIMIKGPIQTMRVFRPLAADRTLVESYTFRLVGAPDMLFERTLMYNRLINAPTSIVGHDDLEVYERAQKGLASDALEWVNVQRLYEPGERHDVTETANGTSERQMRNQFAAWVHYMTLDMAEPARVEAAE; from the coding sequence AGCCCGGAGGTCTTCGCGCTGGAGATGAAGCATCTCTTCGCCAACACCTGGGTCTACGTGGGCCACGCGAGCCAGATCCCCGAAAAGGGCGACTACATCACCACCGAGATCGGCGACCAGCCGGTGCTCGTGGTGCGCCACACGGACATGTCGGTGCATGTGCTCTACAACCGCTGCCCGCACAAGGGAGTGAAGATCGCCTCCGAAGCCTGTGGCAACACGGGGAAATTCTTCCGCTGCCCCTATCACGCCTGGTCGTTCAGGACGAATGGCAACCTGCTCGCCATCCCGCTGAAGAAGGGCTACGAGAACACCGGGCTGGAGAACACCGACGCGGTGAAGGGCCTCGCCCCCGTGGCCAATGTGAAGATCTACCGGGAGTTCATCTTCGCCCGGCTCAACGACACGGGCGAGAGCTTCGAGGCGTTCTTCGGCGACAGCCTCTCCTCCATCGACAACATGATCGACCGCTCGCCGGAAGGGAAACTGGTGCTGGAAGGCGCGCCGCTGCGCTACATGCACAACTGCAACTGGAAGATGCTGGTCGAGAACCAGACCGACACCTGCCACCCGATGGTGGCGCATGAAAGCTCCGCCGGCACGGCCGTCTCCGTCTGGGAGAAGGAGCAGGCCAAGGGCGGGCCGAAGCCGATGGCGGTGGAGGTCTACGCGCCCTTCATGGCGCCCTACGAGTTCTTCGAGGGCATGGGCATCCGCGTCTGGCCGCATGGCCACGGCCACACCGGGGTGACCACGTCCATCCACGCCGATTACTCCGCCGTGCCGGGCTATTTCGACCAGATGGTCGAGGCCTATGGCGAGGAGCGCGCCCGCGCCATCTTGGGCGAGAACCGGCACAACACGGTCTACTTCCCGCACATCATGATCAAGGGCCCGATCCAGACCATGCGCGTGTTCCGGCCCCTCGCCGCGGACAGGACGCTGGTGGAGAGCTACACCTTCCGCCTGGTCGGCGCGCCGGACATGCTGTTCGAGCGCACGCTGATGTACAACCGGCTGATCAACGCGCCCACCTCCATCGTCGGCCATGACGATCTGGAGGTCTATGAGCGCGCGCAGAAGGGCCTGGCCTCCGACGCGTTGGAATGGGTGAACGTCCAGCGCCTCTACGAGCCGGGCGAGCGCCATGACGTGACCGAAACCGCCAACGGCACATCGGAGCGCCAGATGCGCAACCAGTTCGCCGCCTGGGTGCATTACATGACCCTGGACATGGCAGAGCCCGCCCGCGTGGAGGCCGCAGAATGA
- a CDS encoding aromatic-ring-hydroxylating dioxygenase subunit beta: protein MTTDTLTRLTPDTVTEADLTAFIYREARLLDELAYEDWLKLYAQDAHYWMPAEWQQTDPRLQASLMYEDMLLLRIRVERLAGARTFSQKPKSRSQHLLQAPQVDEMNPAANLFRTWTSFHYVETRGDEKEFFAGWAKHEIRVEEGALKIALKRVDLLNFDAPFGNIQLFM, encoded by the coding sequence ATGACCACCGACACCCTGACCCGCCTCACGCCCGACACGGTGACCGAGGCCGACCTCACCGCCTTCATCTACCGCGAGGCGCGGCTGCTCGACGAGCTGGCTTACGAGGACTGGCTGAAGCTCTACGCGCAGGACGCGCATTACTGGATGCCCGCCGAATGGCAGCAGACCGACCCCCGCCTGCAGGCCTCGCTGATGTACGAGGACATGCTGCTGCTGCGCATCCGCGTGGAGCGGCTGGCCGGGGCGCGCACCTTCTCCCAGAAGCCCAAGAGCCGCTCCCAGCACCTGCTGCAGGCCCCGCAGGTGGATGAGATGAACCCGGCCGCGAACCTGTTCCGCACCTGGACCTCGTTCCATTACGTGGAGACGCGCGGCGACGAGAAGGAGTTCTTCGCCGGCTGGGCGAAGCACGAGATCCGGGTGGAGGAGGGGGCGCTGAAGATCGCGCTCAAGCGGGTGGACCTGCTGAACTTCGACGCGCCCTTCGGCAATATCCAGCTCTTCATGTGA